TGTCCGCGCCGTCCACGGTGACCATGTTGCTCAAGTCGCGCATACCACCAAAGGAGATGCGCGTGACTTCCGCCTCCGTGATGGTGGACTGCAAGCTGGTGCGTCCCGTGGTCACGCCGGGGGTCAGAAGGGCGAAGTCGGTAAACAGACGGCCGCTGATGGGCAGCGACCCGATTTGCTTGGAGTCAATGACCTGGCTGACTTCGGTGCGGCTGGGCTCGACGGGCGGAATCTCCGTGGTCACTTCGACCTTCTGGCCGACCGTAGCGACCTTCAGGTCGATGTCAATCGTGGCCACCTGGCCGACGCTGAGGACGATGCCGGTATGCGTGGACTTGGAGAAGCCCGTGGCGTCCACCGTCATTTCGTAACGCCCTGGGGCGACGTTGGGCACCAGATACGTGCCATTGTCGATGGAGACGGTCGTATAAGTGCGGTTGGTGTCCACTTCGCGCAGGGTGATGGATGCCTTGGCGACAGAGCCGCCGCTTTCGTCGCGCACGATGCCGTTCAACTGCGCGCTACCGCTGACTTGTGCGGATGCGGCATGCACACCCGCGAACAGAATCAAGACCGCCAGAACAACCAGCAAGCTCCCCCGTACCCTCATGAGTGACTCCTTTTGTTGGGGCGCAATTGCGCTCCCCTGTCTCAAAGACACAGCGCACCGGTAGTTTCACCAAAATGTGATGTCGGTCATATCTTCAGTAGCAGTTCTTTGTCAAGCCAATAATCGAGCGGCTGTGCGAATATCGCCAGATTGCTATTCGAATCCGCCAAGGCCGCGTTTTCCTAGAAATGGCCCCTACAAGGCTTTCCAGCGATCCGGATGGCTGCGCGCAACTCACAATGCCATCGAGGGCGCGCAGGAGAGTTCCTGGAGTTCTGCGGCCTGCTTTCTGTGCGCAACCCTGAGAATCGTCTATATGCGTGACCGCGAAGCGGTCAACGGTAGGTGTGACCGCGAAGCGGTCAACTGCGCTGCATTGCAAAACGAAGGGGTGGCGCTTGACATTGCGCACACAAGACGATAAGGAAACTCATCGCTTCTGCAAAGCGGCGGTCCGGGAGGGACGCGCGCGCGCCTCCGGGACGCCCCAGGCAATCCAGCGGTCAGGAGAACACATGGCTCAGAGAAAAATTTCCATCGTCGCGGCCGCTCTCGCTCTTGGGGTGGGAGCGGGATTCGCTGCACCTGGGTTTCACCGTGCCGGCAACACCAAGCCCGGAACAGCCGCGCAGCGCGGCGGCGTGAACGGCGCGCGCATCCGCAACGCCGACCAGGAGCCGGGAAACTGGATGAGCCATGGCCGGACCTACAGCGAACAGCGCTTCAGCCCGCTCAAGCTGATCAACGACCGGAACATCGGCCGGCTGGGGCTGGCGTGGTACTACGATTTGGACACGCGGCGCGGCCAGGAGGCCACACCGCTGGTCGTCGACGGCGTGATGTACTTCACGACGGCCTGGAGCAAAGTCGTGGCGCTGGAGGCTGCGACCGGCAAGCGGCTGTGGACTTACGATCCGAAGGTGCCCCCGGAATGGGCCATCAACGCCTGCTGCGACGTGGTCAATCGCGGCGTGGCCATCTGGGGCAACAAAGTCTACGTAGGAACGCTGGACGGCCGGCTGGTGGCGCTGGAGGCCGCCACGGGCAAACCGGTGTGGGAGAAGCTCACCATCGACCCCAAGTTCCGCTATACCATCACCGGCGCACCGCGGGTAGTCAAAGGCAAAGTGCTGATCGGCAACGGCGGCGCAGAGATGGGCGTGCGCGGCTACGTCTCCGCCTACGATGCGGAGACCGGCAAGCTGGTCTGGCGCTTCTACACCGTGCCCGGGGATCCCTCCAAGCCGTTCGAAAGTCCCATCCTGGAAAAAGCGGCGAAGACGTGGAGCGGCGAGTGGTGGAAGTACGGCGGCGGGGGCACCGTCTGGGATTCCATCGTCTACGACCCCGACGCCGATCTGGTCTACATCGGGGTCGGCAACGGCAGCCCGTGGGACCGGAGAGTGCGCAGCCCGCAAGGCGGAGACAATCTGTTCCTGGCTTCGATCGTGGCGCTCAAGCCGGACACCGGGGAGTACGTCTGGCATTACCAAGAATCCCCCGGCGACAGTTGGGATTACACCTCCTCGCAGCAGATCATGGTGGCGGATCTGCCTATCGGCGGCCAGGTACGCAAGGTTCTCCTGCACGCGCCGAAGAACGGTTTTTTTTATGTGCTCGACCGCAAGACCGGCGAACTGATCTCCGCGGCGCCCTACACCAAAATCAACTGGGCCACCGGCGTGGACATGAAAACGGGCCGCCCCATCGAAACGCCCATTGCACGTTACCCGGGCAGCGACCCCGCGCCGATCATCCCCGGACCGGGAGGCGCACACAATTGGCAGCCCATGTCCTACAGCCCGCTCACCGGCCTGGTCTACATCCCGGAGCAGGACACCGGCTTCAAATACAAATCGGTTGACCGCTTCGAGCCGAAGACACTGGGATTCAATACCGCCACCGATACCGTGGCTGCCGCGCTGCCCCAGGAACCAAACATCAAGAAGGCGATCCTGGCGAGCGTCAAGGGACATCTCCTGGCCTGGGACCCGGTGCGCCAGAAACAGGTGTGGGAAGTCGAGCGGCCCGGCGCCTGGAACGGGGGCACCCTGGCAACGGCCGGGAATCTCGTATTCCAAGGCACGGCGGGCGGGAACTTCGAAGCCTACCGCGCGGACACCGGCGAAAAGCTCTGGTCGGCGCCCGCACAGACGGGCGTGATGGCTGGACCTGTGACGTACACGGTCAAAGGAAAACAGTACGTAGCCGTCCTGGCAGGTTGGGGAGGCGCGATACCGCTGATCGCGGGCGAGGTTGCGTTGCAGTCCGGCAAGGTATCGAACACCGGCCGCCTGCTGGTCTTCAAGCTGGGCGGCAAGGCCAGCCTGCCGGCGGTGCATATGGAGCAGCCCGTCCTGCATCCGCCCGCGTCCACCGCCACGCCCGCCACCATTCAGAAGGGAGAGCAGCTGTTCCAAGGTTACTGCTCCAACTGCCATGGCGATGTCGCGGTGAGCGGCGGCGTCCTGCCCGACCTGCGATACTCCGGCATGCTGGACGATGACATGTGGTACAGCATCGTGCTCGGCGGGATGCTCAAGCAAGCAGGCATGGTCTCCTTCGCCAAGGAACTTTCCCGCGAAGATGCCGCGACCATCCGCGCCTACGTGATTTTCCGGGCGAATCAGAGTCTGGCGGAGACCAAATGAAGCTTCATTTGCGGCCGGCGTTCAGTTTGCTGGGGGGAGGTTCCGGCGGCGGAGTGGCGGGTGTTGCGGTTGCGGAAGCAGAATGCGTTGCCGCCAGAGTTTCCGCGGTGATCAGGCGCACGGGCGCGAGCGACGGCAGGGGCATTTTCCCCGGGCGGCTGTCGCGGTTCAGGAAGTAGTTGATCCAGGAACTCGTCTTGCTTAGAGCCCGATTGGGGGGAGGAATATAGGTGCGCAAATCGTCCACGCGGTTTGCCGCCTTGGCACGGTCGTAGACCGCCACCCAGATGCACGGTTGCTCGACGACCTCGCACGTGCCATTCAGCGTGCCGCCGCAGGGACCATTGCGCATACCCTTCGGGCAGGTCTGCGGACAAACGTACTCCATGTGTCCCAAGACGCAGTTGCCGCAGGCCTGGCAGCCAAACAGGGGCGACTTGATGGCGAACTCGAGGCGCTCGAGACCCCGGGCCGCGACCTTGCTTCCATCCACCCAGCGCAGTAGCGCGCTGAGAAAGCCGCGGAGCTTCCCTTCCTTGTTCACCGGAAAGAGGCGCCCCATGGTGTCCAGAAGGCGCGGAATAAGCCCCAGGCCTCTTGCCGGACTGGGCTGCGAATCGTAGAAGTAGAATCCGCCCTTGGGCGCGTAGGCAAACTCCTCCGCAAACTCCTCCCACCTCACGGACAAGGCTTCGGAGCGCCGAATCATCCAGCGCACATGATCGGCCCTATGGTTTCCGCCCAGATAGGCACCGGCATATCCGAGGCCACGGAGAATCGCTATCATGCGGGCCGCGCGTTCGAGGCGTGCCGCCAACCCTGCATCCGCCGCTTGCGTCTCGGAACGGATTTTCTCCAGCAGTTCGGGAGAGACCCAGCAGCCGGGAGGTTCTCCCTTGGCCATCTTTTCTGCCGCCTTGCCACTCAGAACATAGACATTGCCGAAGATGGGCGTGCGGATGCCACGTTCCTCCAGGTACCGCTTCAGCTCCCGGAACTTCCGGACGTCATAGCCGAGCTGGGTCACCGCATAATCGGCACCGGCGGCGATTTTTTTCGTCAGCTTCAAGTACTGATAAGCGCAGTCAGCCTCGGAGTACTTGAACGGGGAGACCGCCGCACCAATCCAAAATGCCATACCGCTCTGGCGAAGTTCCTGAAGCAAGGAAATAAGCTGGACGGAATCCAGATCGAAGACCGGCGGGGCACTCTGCGGGCCGGACGCTTTTGGATAATCGCCGGTCAGAGCCAGGACATTTTCGAGGCCCAGCGCGTGCAGATCTTCGAGGGTGTTGCGAATCGCGGCACGATTCCGGCTGACACAGGTGATGTGTATGTTGGGGGTGAGACCGCGTGCGCGCGCGGCGGTGCCGACGCGGATGGGATCGTGTCCCAGAGCGCCGCCGGCATAGCTGGTGATGCTGCCGGCCACCACACCAGGCACCCGCGCCAGTTGCGAGGCGACATCGAGCAGCCGGGCTTCGCGCGTCAGGCGGCTCGCCACCAGTTCCACGACATAGCAGAATCGGCCGGCGGTCAGGGCTTCCCGCAACGGATTCGGCAACTCCATCTCAGTGTCCCAATTCTTTGCGCACCAGCCGCGTCCCCTCGACCATGGCAGAAAGCTTGGCAAAGGCGACATCCCGCGGCAGGTGGAAGCAGCCACAGTCGGGAAGCACGAAGAGGCGCTCCGCCGGCACAACTTCCAGCGCCTTGCGAATGCGCTCGGCCACGAGTTCCGGTGTCTCCACAGCCTGGGTTTTCACGTCGATCACGCCCACACCCAGCTCAAAGGGACAGGCGAACTCCCGGAAGAGATCCATGTCCTCTCCGCCGCGCCGCGCGAATTCCAGTGTCAACTGCTGCACCTTGGCATCCAGAATCCCCGGAAATAAGTAGCGGTAGCTTCCCTCCCAGGAAGGTTTTCCATAGCGGTTGCCGTAGCAGATGTGCACGGCAATCTTGGCGTCCACTCCCTCCACCAGGGCGTTCAAGGCCTTCACGCCCCAGGACAGATCTGCGGGAAATCCGGAATAGTACGGCTCGTCGATCTGGATGAACCGCGCGCCGGCCTTGACCAGCTCTTTCAGTTCCGGATTCATCACCCGGGCAATGTCCATGGCAAAGGCTTCTTCGCTGGGATAGAACTCATTGCGGATGCGCTTGGTCAGCGAATGCGGCCCGGTGATGCAAATCTTGGTTTCCCGGTCGGTACAGGCGCGCAGGAAACGGAAATCGTCCACCAGGCCCAAAGGGGCCATGGGGAGAGTGCCGCGAACGGCGCTGTCGTAGAAATCGTAATAGAACTTTTTGGAGGAACGGTCAATCTGGACGCCGGGAAGCCGTTCGACAAAGTAGTCGATCATATTGTCGCGGCGGAGTTCCCCGTCGGTCAGAATATCCACGCCGGCCAGTTCCTGGTCCTTGACAGCGGCCTTGACCGCCGTGTCGTGGATCTCGTCCAGATCGTGGCGGCTGATGCGCCGGGCGAAATACTCGGTCTTGAGCCGCTCCAGCCAGCCGGGCATGGAGTAGCTGCCAACCACCGTCGTAGGAAGAATCGGAAGACTCATGGCCATTACTCCCGTTGCGTCGTGTAAAGGATGGAAGTGCGTGATCCCTTGCGGTAGTGAAACGGCGCGAAGTGCACGTCGTAACCGGCCCGCTCGCCGACCGCGCGCAGCAAAACACCATTCACCCAGGTCACGATCGACCCATCCAGCTTGCCCGGGCCGTGGAAGCCCAGCCGGTATTCGTCGAGGTCGGTGACGAAAATATCCTGCACCTGAAGGTAGGCGCGCGGGTACAGCAATGGAAGAGTATTCCGAAAACTCTCCAGCGCCCCGGAACTCAGGTGGAAGCGAAGATCACTCGGCGCGTCCCGCAGGAGATCTTCCAGATGCGACACATCCAGCCCACCCGGCAGAAAATCGTCAGGAAGCTCTTCGAGGGCCACCAGATTTTCTTCCAGGCGCAGCGTTTTCCAAACTTCCTGCCAAAAGGCCACACCGCGGGAACGCTCGGGGAAATAGTCCGGCCCACCCTCGAGCAAACGGCGCACCGCCCGCGCAATTTCCCCGACGGGCAGGGCGAAGGCCTGAGCAATCCGGCGGGCTTCGGCGACGGGAAGATAGGAACGCACCTGCACGGCATAGAGACGGCCGTCGCGGCGGACGAGCTCGTCGCTGGGAAGGTTGTCGTAAACATTGGTCAAGTGCACGTGAAGGATTTTGTGGCGGAGGAAGGAGAGCGTGTTGAGGGGATTGAAGGCGTCCAGGACGACAAAGCTGCACAGATCGATGTGCTTCTGCACGGCCGCCCGGGAACGCTCGAGGGTGGCCGGGGAATAGTCGCCAAGAATAAATTTCAGGCGGGGATAATAGCGGGTGCCGCGCTCCTGATCCAGCGCGCGGAAGCGATCGAGCCATAGAGCGGCGCGCGTGCCCATGCCCACGCCGATTTCCAGAACAAAAATTTCCGCAGGAAGCTGCTTCTTGCTTTCCATATCGCGCAACAGCGTCCAAAAATCCGCCACGCAGTCCGCTACGGCTGCGGGATGGTTGGCGTCCGATTTGCCCCCCGGGAGCGCCAGTTCATAACTTCGGCCCGTGGCTTGCTCCCAGTCCACCAGACGGTGCCAATAGAGCCGGTTGAACTCCCAGGCAATGCTGGAGCAAAAGGAGGTGAACTCTTCGAGGGCCAGCCGATCCGCCTGCGGCGCAGGATCCGCAGTCGCACGGGCCATGGTCCGCAGGATCTCCTCCCGCAGCACCCCCGGCACCACCTGGCGGGTGTCCACGTGCACTTCCAGCAGCGGCAGGCCCGCCACGCGCTCCTTGCGGCCCTGCGTGACCATCACGGCTTCGCGAAAGTTCTGGCGATATTGAATCCAGTCCAGATGGACCCGGAGGTGCGCAAACTGGGCTTGCTCGAGGTGCCCCTCTTCGAGCAGGGAATAAAACGTTTCGATCACATCCTGCGCCGCGGCCGTTACCGGAGCGCGTTGCAAATGATTCAGTTGCAGGATCATATCGTTTCGTTCATGCCAGAATGGACCTTACACAGAGAGAGATTTCGCACCAGCCGCCTGCGGCGACTTCCTGGACTGACCGGCGCAAAGAGTTTCTCAACACACTTTTCAGCGCTAGACCGCGGCGGCCTGCCGGACCATCGTCGCCTTAACCGCCCGGACGATTTTGTCTTCGTCCGGCAGCACGTACTTTTCCAGCGGCTCGCTGTAGGGGATCGAGGTATCCAGCGCCGTCACCA
This sequence is a window from Terriglobia bacterium. Protein-coding genes within it:
- a CDS encoding methylenetetrahydrofolate reductase C-terminal domain-containing protein produces the protein MELPNPLREALTAGRFCYVVELVASRLTREARLLDVASQLARVPGVVAGSITSYAGGALGHDPIRVGTAARARGLTPNIHITCVSRNRAAIRNTLEDLHALGLENVLALTGDYPKASGPQSAPPVFDLDSVQLISLLQELRQSGMAFWIGAAVSPFKYSEADCAYQYLKLTKKIAAGADYAVTQLGYDVRKFRELKRYLEERGIRTPIFGNVYVLSGKAAEKMAKGEPPGCWVSPELLEKIRSETQAADAGLAARLERAARMIAILRGLGYAGAYLGGNHRADHVRWMIRRSEALSVRWEEFAEEFAYAPKGGFYFYDSQPSPARGLGLIPRLLDTMGRLFPVNKEGKLRGFLSALLRWVDGSKVAARGLERLEFAIKSPLFGCQACGNCVLGHMEYVCPQTCPKGMRNGPCGGTLNGTCEVVEQPCIWVAVYDRAKAANRVDDLRTYIPPPNRALSKTSSWINYFLNRDSRPGKMPLPSLAPVRLITAETLAATHSASATATPATPPPEPPPSKLNAGRK
- a CDS encoding PQQ-dependent dehydrogenase, methanol/ethanol family, producing MAQRKISIVAAALALGVGAGFAAPGFHRAGNTKPGTAAQRGGVNGARIRNADQEPGNWMSHGRTYSEQRFSPLKLINDRNIGRLGLAWYYDLDTRRGQEATPLVVDGVMYFTTAWSKVVALEAATGKRLWTYDPKVPPEWAINACCDVVNRGVAIWGNKVYVGTLDGRLVALEAATGKPVWEKLTIDPKFRYTITGAPRVVKGKVLIGNGGAEMGVRGYVSAYDAETGKLVWRFYTVPGDPSKPFESPILEKAAKTWSGEWWKYGGGGTVWDSIVYDPDADLVYIGVGNGSPWDRRVRSPQGGDNLFLASIVALKPDTGEYVWHYQESPGDSWDYTSSQQIMVADLPIGGQVRKVLLHAPKNGFFYVLDRKTGELISAAPYTKINWATGVDMKTGRPIETPIARYPGSDPAPIIPGPGGAHNWQPMSYSPLTGLVYIPEQDTGFKYKSVDRFEPKTLGFNTATDTVAAALPQEPNIKKAILASVKGHLLAWDPVRQKQVWEVERPGAWNGGTLATAGNLVFQGTAGGNFEAYRADTGEKLWSAPAQTGVMAGPVTYTVKGKQYVAVLAGWGGAIPLIAGEVALQSGKVSNTGRLLVFKLGGKASLPAVHMEQPVLHPPASTATPATIQKGEQLFQGYCSNCHGDVAVSGGVLPDLRYSGMLDDDMWYSIVLGGMLKQAGMVSFAKELSREDAATIRAYVIFRANQSLAETK
- a CDS encoding methionine synthase (catalyzes the formation of methionine from methylcobalamin and homocysteine) — translated: MSLPILPTTVVGSYSMPGWLERLKTEYFARRISRHDLDEIHDTAVKAAVKDQELAGVDILTDGELRRDNMIDYFVERLPGVQIDRSSKKFYYDFYDSAVRGTLPMAPLGLVDDFRFLRACTDRETKICITGPHSLTKRIRNEFYPSEEAFAMDIARVMNPELKELVKAGARFIQIDEPYYSGFPADLSWGVKALNALVEGVDAKIAVHICYGNRYGKPSWEGSYRYLFPGILDAKVQQLTLEFARRGGEDMDLFREFACPFELGVGVIDVKTQAVETPELVAERIRKALEVVPAERLFVLPDCGCFHLPRDVAFAKLSAMVEGTRLVRKELGH